Proteins from a genomic interval of Physeter macrocephalus isolate SW-GA chromosome 21, ASM283717v5, whole genome shotgun sequence:
- the ARAF gene encoding serine/threonine-protein kinase A-Raf isoform X4: protein MPPARNRRSGLTRGAPWHLPSPTLARLDKVLGSMEPPRGPPANGAEPSRTVGTVKVYLPNKQRTVVTVRDGMSVYDSLDKALKVRGLNQDCCVVYRLIKGRKTVTAWDTAIAPLDGEELIVEVLEDVPLTMHNFVRKTFFSLAFCDFCLKFLFHGFRCQTCGYKFHQHCSSKVPTVCVDMSTNRRQFYHSVQDLSGGSRQHEAPSNRPLNEPLTPQGPSSCTQHRDPKHFPFPAPANAPLQRIRSTSTPNVHMVSTTAPMDSGLIQLPSQSFNTDAAGNRGGGDGTPRGSPSPASVSSGRKSPHSKSPSEQRERKSLADDKKKVKNLGYRDSGYYWEVPPSEVQLLKRIGTGSFGTVFRGRWHGDVAVKVLKVAQPTAEQAQAFKNEMQVLRKTRHVNILLFMGFMTRPGFAIITQWCEGSSLYHHLHVADTRFDMVQLIDVARQTAQGMDYLHAKNIIHRDLKSNNIFLHEGLTVKIGDFGLATVKTRWSGAQPLEQPSGSVLWMAAEVIRMQDPNPYSFQSDVYAYGVVLYELMTGSLPYSHIGSRDQIIFMVGRGYLSPDLSKISSNCPKAMRRLLSDCLKFQREERPLFPQILATIELLQRSLPKIERSASEPSLHRTQADELPACLLSAARLVP, encoded by the exons ATGCCCCCCGCCCGGAACCGGAGGAGTGGTTTGACCCGGG GAGCCCCATGGCACCTGCCCAGCCCCACCTTAGCCCGTCTTGACAAAGTCCTAGGCTCCATGGAGCCACCAAGGGGCCCCCCTGCCAACGGGGCTGAGCCGTCCCGGACAGTGGGCACCGTCAAAGTGTACCTGCCCAACAAGCAACGCACGGTG gtgaCTGTCCGGGATGGCATGAGTGTCTACGACTCTCTAGACAAGGCCCTCAAGGTGCGGGGACTCAATCAGGATTGCTGTGTGGTCTACCGGCTCATCAAGGG GCGAAAGACAGTCACCGCCTGGGACACAGCCATTGCCCCACTGGATGGCGAGGAGCTCATTGTGGAGGTCCTCGAAGACGTCCCCCTGACCATGCACAATTTT GTACGGAAGACGTTCTTCAGCCTGGCCTTTTGTGACTTCTGCCTTAAGTTTCTGTTCCATGGCTTCCGCTGCCAAACCTGTGGATACAAGTTCCACCAGCATTGTTCCTCCAAGGTCCCCACAGTCTGTGTCGACATGAGTACCAACCGCCGACA GTTCTACCACAGTGTCCAAGATTTGTCCGGAGGCTCCAGACAGCATGAGGCTCCCTCGAACCGCCCCCTGAATGAGCCACTCACCCCTCAGGGTCCCAG CTCCTGCACCCAGCACCGCGACCCCAAGcacttccccttccctgccccagccaACGCCCCCCTCCAGCGCATCCGCTCCACATCTACCCCCAACGTCCACATGGTCAGCACCACAGCCCCCATGGACTCCGGCCTCATCCAG CTCCCTTCCCAGAGTTTCAACACTGACG CTGCCGGGAATAGAGGTGGTGGCGATGGAACCCCCCGGGggagccccagcccagccagcgTGTCCTCGGGGAGGAAGTCCCCACATTCCAAGTCCCCGTCAGAGCAGCGGGAGCGGAAGTCCTTGGCCGATGACAAGAAGAAAGTG AAGAATCTGGGGTACCGGGACTCGGGCTATTACTGGGAGGTGCCACCCAGTGAGGTGCAGCTGCTGAAGAGGATCGGGACGGGCTCGTTTGGGACCGTGTTTCGTGGGCGGTGGCACGGCGATGTGGCCGTGAAGGTGCTCAAGGTGGCCCAACCCACAGCTGAGCAGGCCCAGGCCTTCAAGAACGAGATGCAGGTGCTCAG GAAGACACGTCACGTCAACATCTTGCTGTTCATGGGCTTCATGACCCGGCCGGGATTTGCTATCATCACACAGTGGTGCGAGGGCTCCAGTCTCTACCACCACCTGCACGTGGCCGACACACGCTTCGACATGGTCCAGCTCATTGATGTGGCCCGGCAGACTGCCCAGGGCATGGA CTACCTCCATGCCAAGAACATCATCCACCGAGATCTCAAGTCTAACA ACATCTTCCTACATGAGGGGCTCACGGTGAAGATCGGGGACTTCGGCCTGGCCACAGTGAAGACGCGGTGGAGTGGGGCCCAGCCTTTGGAGCAGCCCTCGGGCTCTGTGCTATGGATG GCAGCTGAGGTGATCCGTATGCAGGACCCGAACCCCTACAGCTTCCAGTCGGATGTCTACGCCTATGGGGTTGTGCTCTACGAGCTCATGACCGGCTCGCTGCCTTACAGCCACATTGGCAGCCGTGACCAG ATTATCTTTATGGTGGGCCGTGGCTATCTGTCCCCGGACCTCAGCAAAATCTCCAGCAACTGCCCCAAGGCCATGAGGCGCCTGCTGTCTGACTGCCTCAAGTTCCAGCGGGAGGAGCGGCCCCTCTTTCCCCAG ATCCTGGCCACGATTGAGCTGCTGCAGCGGTCACTCCCCAAGATTGAGCGGAGTGCCTCCGAACCCTCCTTGCACCGTACCCAGGCTGATGAGTTGCCTGCCTGCCTACTCAGCGCAGCCCGCCTTGTGCCttag
- the ARAF gene encoding serine/threonine-protein kinase A-Raf isoform X6, whose product MPPARNRRSGLTRGAPWHLPSPTLARLDKVLGSMEPPRGPPANGAEPSRTVGTVKVYLPNKQRTVVTVRDGMSVYDSLDKALKVRGLNQDCCVVYRLIKGRKTVTAWDTAIAPLDGEELIVEVLEDVPLTMHNFQVRKTFFSLAFCDFCLKFLFHGFRCQTCGYKFHQHCSSKVPTVCVDMSTNRRHSCTQHRDPKHFPFPAPANAPLQRIRSTSTPNVHMVSTTAPMDSGLIQLPSQSFNTDAAGNRGGGDGTPRGSPSPASVSSGRKSPHSKSPSEQRERKSLADDKKKVKNLGYRDSGYYWEVPPSEVQLLKRIGTGSFGTVFRGRWHGDVAVKVLKVAQPTAEQAQAFKNEMQVLRKTRHVNILLFMGFMTRPGFAIITQWCEGSSLYHHLHVADTRFDMVQLIDVARQTAQGMDYLHAKNIIHRDLKSNNIFLHEGLTVKIGDFGLATVKTRWSGAQPLEQPSGSVLWMAAEVIRMQDPNPYSFQSDVYAYGVVLYELMTGSLPYSHIGSRDQIIFMVGRGYLSPDLSKISSNCPKAMRRLLSDCLKFQREERPLFPQILATIELLQRSLPKIERSASEPSLHRTQADELPACLLSAARLVP is encoded by the exons ATGCCCCCCGCCCGGAACCGGAGGAGTGGTTTGACCCGGG GAGCCCCATGGCACCTGCCCAGCCCCACCTTAGCCCGTCTTGACAAAGTCCTAGGCTCCATGGAGCCACCAAGGGGCCCCCCTGCCAACGGGGCTGAGCCGTCCCGGACAGTGGGCACCGTCAAAGTGTACCTGCCCAACAAGCAACGCACGGTG gtgaCTGTCCGGGATGGCATGAGTGTCTACGACTCTCTAGACAAGGCCCTCAAGGTGCGGGGACTCAATCAGGATTGCTGTGTGGTCTACCGGCTCATCAAGGG GCGAAAGACAGTCACCGCCTGGGACACAGCCATTGCCCCACTGGATGGCGAGGAGCTCATTGTGGAGGTCCTCGAAGACGTCCCCCTGACCATGCACAATTTT CAGGTACGGAAGACGTTCTTCAGCCTGGCCTTTTGTGACTTCTGCCTTAAGTTTCTGTTCCATGGCTTCCGCTGCCAAACCTGTGGATACAAGTTCCACCAGCATTGTTCCTCCAAGGTCCCCACAGTCTGTGTCGACATGAGTACCAACCGCCGACA CTCCTGCACCCAGCACCGCGACCCCAAGcacttccccttccctgccccagccaACGCCCCCCTCCAGCGCATCCGCTCCACATCTACCCCCAACGTCCACATGGTCAGCACCACAGCCCCCATGGACTCCGGCCTCATCCAG CTCCCTTCCCAGAGTTTCAACACTGACG CTGCCGGGAATAGAGGTGGTGGCGATGGAACCCCCCGGGggagccccagcccagccagcgTGTCCTCGGGGAGGAAGTCCCCACATTCCAAGTCCCCGTCAGAGCAGCGGGAGCGGAAGTCCTTGGCCGATGACAAGAAGAAAGTG AAGAATCTGGGGTACCGGGACTCGGGCTATTACTGGGAGGTGCCACCCAGTGAGGTGCAGCTGCTGAAGAGGATCGGGACGGGCTCGTTTGGGACCGTGTTTCGTGGGCGGTGGCACGGCGATGTGGCCGTGAAGGTGCTCAAGGTGGCCCAACCCACAGCTGAGCAGGCCCAGGCCTTCAAGAACGAGATGCAGGTGCTCAG GAAGACACGTCACGTCAACATCTTGCTGTTCATGGGCTTCATGACCCGGCCGGGATTTGCTATCATCACACAGTGGTGCGAGGGCTCCAGTCTCTACCACCACCTGCACGTGGCCGACACACGCTTCGACATGGTCCAGCTCATTGATGTGGCCCGGCAGACTGCCCAGGGCATGGA CTACCTCCATGCCAAGAACATCATCCACCGAGATCTCAAGTCTAACA ACATCTTCCTACATGAGGGGCTCACGGTGAAGATCGGGGACTTCGGCCTGGCCACAGTGAAGACGCGGTGGAGTGGGGCCCAGCCTTTGGAGCAGCCCTCGGGCTCTGTGCTATGGATG GCAGCTGAGGTGATCCGTATGCAGGACCCGAACCCCTACAGCTTCCAGTCGGATGTCTACGCCTATGGGGTTGTGCTCTACGAGCTCATGACCGGCTCGCTGCCTTACAGCCACATTGGCAGCCGTGACCAG ATTATCTTTATGGTGGGCCGTGGCTATCTGTCCCCGGACCTCAGCAAAATCTCCAGCAACTGCCCCAAGGCCATGAGGCGCCTGCTGTCTGACTGCCTCAAGTTCCAGCGGGAGGAGCGGCCCCTCTTTCCCCAG ATCCTGGCCACGATTGAGCTGCTGCAGCGGTCACTCCCCAAGATTGAGCGGAGTGCCTCCGAACCCTCCTTGCACCGTACCCAGGCTGATGAGTTGCCTGCCTGCCTACTCAGCGCAGCCCGCCTTGTGCCttag